One stretch of Rhipicephalus sanguineus isolate Rsan-2018 chromosome 10, BIME_Rsan_1.4, whole genome shotgun sequence DNA includes these proteins:
- the LOC119372266 gene encoding ninjurin-1 isoform X5, producing the protein MEGGSPTANGDGPVVPSSVTKTGWVRTSASMNPNLYATKKTLAQGMLDVALLSVNATQLKTIIQRGDDHDFYTVLVVLISFSIALQILVGMVFLVLGFINLNKDKNHRMAEILNNIATAAVFAVTVLNILTASFDSRNGIEGTTFQRRPSQAQPLVPR; encoded by the exons TCCAGTGGTGCCGTCATCTGTGACCAAGACAGGCTGGGTGCGCACCAGTGCCAGCATGAACCCGAACCTGTACGCCACCAAGAAGACACTGGCGCAGGGCATGCTCGACGTGGCCCTGCTGTCGGTCAACGCCACCCAGCTGAAGACCATCATACAGCGCGGGGACGACCACGACTTCTACACCGTGCTCGTGGTGCTCATCAGCTTCTCCATCGCGTTACAG ATCTTGGTGGGCATGGTTTTTCTCGTGCTGGGTTTCATCAACCTGAACAAGGACAAGAACCACCGGATGGCCGAGATCCTCAACAACATTGCCACAGCAGCCGTCTTCGCTGTTACGGTGCTCAACATCTTGACGGCCTCCTTCGACAGCCGCAACGGAATCGAGGGCACGACCTTCCAGCGGAGGCCCAGCCAGGCCCAGCCTTTGGTTCCACGATGA